The following DNA comes from Kitasatospora sp. NBC_01287.
CATCGAGGTCCACCGCGGGAGCTGACCTCGGGACTGTCCGTGGCGCCTGACACGAGCCTGGCATGGGCCCTGCCCTGCCAGCGCCCCGCCCTCGCCCTCGCCCTCGCCCTCGCCCTCGCCCTCGCCCTCGCCCTCGCTCCAGTCTTCGCTGGTCTCGGCCAGCACCCCTGGGCGGAGCTGGAACACGCCTACGGCAGCGCCTCGGACGTGCCCGGCCGCTTGCGCGCACTCGGCGGCGACATGGTCCCCCGCTGACCTCACGCCCCGAAGCGGGCCACGAACTCCGCCAGCCCCAGGTTCAGGTCGATCGGTTCCAGCTCCGCGTCGTAGTCGGCCCACCGGACGAGGGGAACAGCGGGAGCCAGGGCTCGCAGCAAGCCGTGCACCACCGTCAGGGGGGCGGACCAGGGCTCCTTGTCAGCGAACGAGAGGACGCCGTACTCGGGGTCGAAGAACACCTCGCACCAGTGGTCCTCGACCGGTACGTGCAGGACGAGCAGGCCGTCGGCGGGCTCGGAGACGGTGGCGCCGGGCCAACGCTCCGGCACGGCCCGAGCGAGCTGGTCCGCGGTGAACGTCCATGCGGCGCCGGCCTGGCGGTCGGCGCTGATGTAGAAGGTGGCCCCCATCGGTGGCGCCCCGTCCTCTCCCTGTCTCCTCCGGCCCGGCCCGGCCCGCTCTGCTCCGCTGCTGTCCGGTGCTATCCGGTCTGGTCCGGTCCGGTCCGGTCCGGTCCGATCTGCTCAAGTCCGCTCCGTCCGCTCCGCCCACTCCGCTCCGCTCCGGTGCAGTGCGGTGCGGTGCGGTGCGGTCCCGTACGACGGGATCCTACGGAACGATCCGGGTCTCGCCGGGTACCTGCTGCGCCGTCATCAGCGCGGCGAAGTAGGCGGCGGCCGGCGGGTCGTTGGTGATGACCTCCAGGTGGTTGACCTTGTTGCGCGGGTCCTGGAAGGCGGAGGCGTACTTCTGCATCTTGAACGTCTCACCCTTCACCGTCGACTGGTACACGTAGTCCGGCACCTGGTCGATGTTGCCCAGTCGCATCGGCGAGCCGCAACCCTTGGACGGGGCTATGTACTTGGCGTCGATGGCGGCGCCGTCCGAGGGGCGCACCCCGTCGGCGTCCATGCTGTACTGGGTGCCCTGGGCGTTGTCCCGGTCGATGGTGGTGTAGAGGCTGTACTCGGTCGAGCCGGCGACGCGCAGCTGGTAGGCGCGGCGGGCGTCGACCTTGGCATTGCCGCTGGGGCCGGGCAGTTGGGTGGTACGCCCGTCGGCGGCCAGCTGCGCCATCCACGTCCGCACGTCCGCCTGCCCCGAGGGGGAGAGTTCGGGGTACGCGCTGGCGGGGTCGCGGGCGATCGGCGGTGTGCCGGGCACGACGGTGTAGGCGGGCGGCGTGGGCGCGGCGGCGGCCGTCGCGGAGGAGGCGGAGGCCAGCACGAGCGCGGTCCCGGTGACGGCGACCGCGCCTGCCGTGGCCACCGGCACCAGGCCGGCGGCGGCCTGGTTGACGATGGTCGCGGTCTCGGCGAGGACGGCGAGCTCCGCACTGCCCTCGACCTCCGCCGTCATGGCGAGGGCCGCGCTGCCGGCCTCGGCGGCGATGGCCGCCTCGCCACCGGCCGCCGCGGCATCGGAGGCGCCGAGGGTGAAGATGGTCAGCGCGATCCCGGCCCCGGCCACGACCGTCGCGCCGGCGGCCAGGCCCTCCAGGGTGGAGCGGAGGTCGTCGACCGCCTGCGCGTAGGACGTGCAGGCGGCGTCCAACTGGCCTGCGGCGGCGGCGATGCTGTTGAGCAGCGGGGCGGTGGCGCAGTCGACGTACATCTTGGACCAGTTGGCGACGAAGGAGTCGACCGCGGCGGCGGAACTGCTCGCGGTGACGGTGCTGACCTGCTTGTCCCCCTCGATCCCGAGTCGGCTCACCAACTGCGCGAGGTGCTGCCAGTCGGTCGCGGCCTGGCGCAGCTTTCCGGAGTCGGCCTGCGGCCAGAACTGCGCGATGATCTCGTCCACCGCCGAGGAGTTGTACCCGACCGCGGACGGGATCCGGATGTTCAAAGGCTCCTGGTCGCACTGGGGATCGGAGTCGGCGGGCAGTTGCTGCGGCTGCATCAGGTTCGCGGCGATGTCGGCGTCGCTCCTGAGGTAGTTCAGCGCCATCGTGTACAGCCCGTTGGCGGTGCCGCCGAGTTGGGCCACGGCCTGGCCGACCGCGGAGACCACCGCTTGGGCGGCGGGATCGTACTGGGTGCCGAAGGCGTGCCCGGCGTCGTCGGCACCGGCCATGCCGGACGCGTCGTCCATGGAGCCGACCAGGCCGCTGTGGATCTGCGTCGCCCAGTTCTGCAGGTCGGTGAAGCCGGCCGAGGCGGTGAGCATGTCCGTCGGGACGACGTGGAATCCGCCTGCCATGTCCACCCCCTGGCTGTGGCACGCGACCGGTGCCCACCGTAGCAAGGGATGGCACACCCGACTCCCCCCGTGCGCCGGGTTCTCGTCCGATTCAGCCCGGTGATCAGGCAACCGCCGACCCGACCCCTCCCGCGCGAATGGATCCCGCTCGGCTGACGTCCCACACCACCACCGCACACCACCACCGCAACACCATCAGTGCACAGCATCGGTTCACGCCACCACCGCACACCATCACCACCGGAAGCGCGGCAGGGAAGAATTCATAACACTCCCACACGCATTCCCTCGAAAGCCGTTAAGATAAACCGCAGAGGAGATTGAGAGAATGATATGAGAATACCTCTTTGGCAGGCCTTCGCATTCTTTCTCCGGGCCGCTGTAGCGTGGCACGAGTCGCCGAGTCAGGAGTAAGCTTCCTCCAGAATGTTGGAGGACGATCTTTTGTCCGTGAATTCGTCGTGCACGGCCGCGGGTGAGGGCGAGTGAGCGCAATGAAAAGCCTGGTGGACGGCCTGACACCTGCCGAGACCGCGCTGCTGTCGGCACTCTCCTCGGAGGGCAGGGAGAATCCCTATGCACCGCTGGCGGAGCTCCGCAGGATTGCCCCCGTCCACCACTGCCGACAGGATGACCTGGACACCCGATTCCTGACCAGATTCGCCGATTGCCAGGCCGTACTGGCCGATCCCGGCTTCGCGGTCCCGGAC
Coding sequences within:
- a CDS encoding restriction endonuclease fold toxin-2 domain-containing protein, whose amino-acid sequence is MAGGFHVVPTDMLTASAGFTDLQNWATQIHSGLVGSMDDASGMAGADDAGHAFGTQYDPAAQAVVSAVGQAVAQLGGTANGLYTMALNYLRSDADIAANLMQPQQLPADSDPQCDQEPLNIRIPSAVGYNSSAVDEIIAQFWPQADSGKLRQAATDWQHLAQLVSRLGIEGDKQVSTVTASSSAAAVDSFVANWSKMYVDCATAPLLNSIAAAAGQLDAACTSYAQAVDDLRSTLEGLAAGATVVAGAGIALTIFTLGASDAAAAGGEAAIAAEAGSAALAMTAEVEGSAELAVLAETATIVNQAAAGLVPVATAGAVAVTGTALVLASASSATAAAAPTPPAYTVVPGTPPIARDPASAYPELSPSGQADVRTWMAQLAADGRTTQLPGPSGNAKVDARRAYQLRVAGSTEYSLYTTIDRDNAQGTQYSMDADGVRPSDGAAIDAKYIAPSKGCGSPMRLGNIDQVPDYVYQSTVKGETFKMQKYASAFQDPRNKVNHLEVITNDPPAAAYFAALMTAQQVPGETRIVP